CGATGATGACGTCGACCTGCCTTTCCACGGGCATTCGGGGACGCGGGGTTGCTTCGcggggttccttgagatagcgACCGAGGTACCCTCTTCTGATTAGCTCCTCGATCTGGTTCTGGAGGTCGTGACAGTCTTCCGTGTCATGGCCGTGGTCTCGGTGGAACCTGCAGTATTTCGACCGATTTTTGTAAGTAGCTCTCATGGGATTAGGGGGCCGCAAAAGACCCTTCTCCCTGatctggaggaagatctcggtgcGAGGTGCGTTGAGCGGGAGGGGCGGAGGCCTCGGGAGCCGCTGCTCGTGGTGGTCGGGCCTCCGATGGGTTCGCGAGTCGGCCGACGAGGTGGCGGCTCGGGGTTGCTCGGTTCGCGATTTCTTCCCGACCGGACGTCTTCCTGCTGCTAATGCTTCGCCGGCGACGTATTGGTTTGCCCGGTAGAGCATCTCGGGGACAATGGCGGGCGGCTTCTCGATCAATGACCAGAAGAATCTCGATGGTTTCAGCCCCGTCAGGAACGCCTGCATGAtcaaagaggggtgagtgtccgaatAGCCGCGGACCTCCGCGGCGAAGCGCGTCACGAACTGCGCGAGCGTTTCTTCTTCGTGCTGCGATAGTGCCAGCAGGGCGGCTATGGAAGGCCGAGGTCGCGCGCTGGTAAGGAAGTTTTGTTCGAACTCTTTGGCGAACTGGTCAAAAGACGAGATCGAGGATTGTCGCAGCCGGCTGAACCACGCGCGTGCTGGTCCTCTGAAGGTGGTTGGAAACGTACGGCACATCAGCGCGTCGGACGTGCCGTAAAGGGCCATCTGAGTTCTGAACGCGGCGACATGCTCTGCTGGGTCGGAGCCGCCGTCGTATGTCTCGAGGGCCGGCACCCTAAAGTTGAGGGGGATGGGTTTTTCTTGTATTTCCTGAACGAAAGGGGACCCCCCCGAGGTGCCCTCGCTTGATTCGTCCCGCGACCTCTGGAGCTCGCGTCGGAACTCATCCAGGCGACGATTGACCTGGGAGAATTGTACCTTAAGGAAGCTGTCCGCCGAGTCGGACGATACGGTGTCAGGCTCGGGGCGACGCCGTGCGGCTCGAGAGGGGGCGGGAGAGACGCGCGTGGGCGAACCTTCGTGGTGGATGGCTCTGTCTCGGGTTTCACCGGTTGCATCCTGTCCCGCGCTCGGCCTTCGATGGGCCGGGTCGGCGGAGGCGTCCGTCAGTCGCCTGATTTCGGGAATAAATGGGACAACGGTCTGCATTATCTCCATCATTCCCTGCACTTGCTTAGCGAGAGCTAGGAACGCCTCGGGCAGTGCGGCCGGAGGGTCGACCGTGGTTAACGGGGGTGGCATCCCTAAGTCGTTGAACAGGCGCCAATAACGATCTGGCGTTGACGTCAGCATTTCTCCTTCTCCGTGGGTGACGGGCCCGGGAGGGTTGGCGTGAGGATCGTTCGGCATtcgaggccctccttctagcgccattctgaTGTCGTCTGCACCTGtttaagccgtgacctcgggACGTTACGGCTTGGTTCAGGGGTCCGGATGCCGAAGATCGCGCGTAGAGCCTCCTGGTGTCTTCGGGGTGGGCGATCACGGCCGGTCGATCCGCGGGTGATCCCTCGAGGTGGTCAGCTGCAATCCCCTGGCAACGTGGTCGCcgagtacctgcacaaaggtcggaccgTCTTctgggcccgacccctccgacggtcttGTTAGTGAATCAAAAGGGGTTCCTCCCCCCCCCCCGGTGGCCTTTTTGGCCCCGGACTCTTATAGTTTCGGTCTGATATTACCTGGTGTTCCTGCTTGTCAGAACGGGGTCGTGCCTCTGACTGGATTTGACGTTGCCATTAGGGTGGCGTGTCGGATCAtccgatcgcagggtatgggcgagggagtCGCTGGCTGAGGGGGTGACGTTGGAGACGTCAGGTCGACATTAATGCCCGTACACTCGGACAGGGTGCGGCCTGCGCGCGGAGGATGGCGTGACATGTTGCGTCGTCATCACTCCCTGAGGGGAGTCTTTTCTACTGTCCCACCCTGGTATGGCTGGGGTCATGGTTCGTGTCCCCGTTGACTTTCATGGTGATTCCCCTATCATTACTGATGCTTATTTGGGCTGTAAAGGAATTCCTGAAAATTCACAACTTTTTGAAGATAAAATCTAGATTTATGGTCATCGATAGAAAAAATAAAGCGATTTCTGCTAACAATCAAAACCTAAATCTTAAACCGAGAAGGGAAAATTGAGTCACCATGGAAACCTTCGGTTCAACATACATCATGAATGATTGAAGAGCAATAGCGCATACCTAATGAGATTTTTCGAGGTGATTCTGGGGGCTTTGATCGCGGCACCAATCGAGCTGCTCCCGGTGATATAAATCCCCCTGAAGTAATCAAAACAGAGTATACACGATAACATCTGGAAATGAAAGCGGGTAAAGGGGAGGGTTTTGATCGTCGTCTCACCAGGCGGCCCCGAGGACCGAGACGCCGATGGAGATGGCGATGCCGACGGAGGCGAAGGTGTAGGGCGAGATCTGCGTCAGCGCCCGCGACCACGAACTCGCCATCGCAGTGCTCAGCGAAGAGTAGAGGAGGCGAAGCTGATGCGATGCCACACACGAGATCGTGGAATAAGAACCTTGCTGTGTGTTTTCTTGTTTCCGGAAACAAAAACAACCTTACAACAAGAATCGCGGGAGCCACCCCTTCAGTGCTTGACGCTTTGTTGCGTGTTCTCTTGATTTTGGCAACGAAAACATGGGAGTCCAAAATCTGCCAACTAAAGCAGTCTCCTCAGAGATCTGACGATAATAGATCAATATATAATAGCATAGTTTGATGCCTGATATAAAAAACCTGAATCTAATCTAAAATTTGAATCTAAACACAAAACATATAACCAATGGAAAGATCGGATTGGGATATATCACACATGTATTACATTTCTGACTGACTGACTGACAAGTAGTATACAGCATTTCCTTGCACAAATTCATGGCTTATATAGGGATATCATCAGCAAGTCTCTACACTATAAATACAACTTGGATTTACAAAGTGATATCTTCACCATTCCTCTCAGCAGTAGAACATCACCCTCTTAACTTTCTCTTTCAAAGCAGGCAGGGGCTTCACAGGGGAATCGTTCCCCTGGCACACGCTTCGTGATGTTGAATTCTCCGATACCGCTGGATCCATGTAGAACCGGGCACGAAAGGCAGCCAGATGAGCATAATATGCAGGTGGCACTGTTCCATCATCATCGATAGAAAAGCAAATGATAGAGATTGGTTAGTGTTGTCATCATTGATAGAAAAGCGAAGTGTCGTTCTTCATTGTCAAATGCAAAAGAAGACATGTTTTTCTTGGTCTATTTCGATTCGTAGGTGCTGAGAATGATGAGAATGAAGATGCATTTGTGTTGCAGTTTGCTTGTTGAACATCAATTAATCTGCACGTAGGAACACGAATCTGATAATGGACTATTGTGCTGCTATGGTAAGACACCAAGCAAGATTAAGAAGGCCCTATGTAGGATCAACAAATATTTCATGGTTAGCAGCCAATCTGATATGAATTTTCAAGTACATATCTAGTTGAGAGGCAGTTAAAGACCTTATCTAGTTGAGAGTTGAATATTTTCAACTCAAGCAACAGAAAACCAATCAAAATTTCTCTTAACTTGATGGGAATTCTATAAGAACATAAAATAAGAATGAGGGAACAGAAAAGTAACCTTCAACTGGAATGCAAAGATCAAGATATTACATCTAGTTATGTTACTGTCTTAGGACAATAAGCAATATGAGTAAGACATACCGATAGAGACAGAGCGGGTGCATCGAGCATACCTGCAAATTACATATTATTCCCAGTATCAGgcgaattatttaaaataaatcacAAAACAAAATTTAATCTGAATGTCTTTACGTATAACAGAGATTGTTTGTTAGTGTCTGCATCTCATCTGCCGAGAAATTGTTCTCATCCCACAGAACATGGTAACGCGCTGGTCGGCTAGTACCCTACCAAAATAGAACACGTAAGAAATTGTTATGGTGAGAACAGGCTTTTTTTTCATCATCTCTATGATGATTTAGATTATTGTTGTCCTAACaacattaaattttaataatatccaACAAGATTGTGTGCTTTCACCAAGCACATCTTCCACTGAAAAGGTTTGCAAGATAAAATCTTCTTAGCATTAGCTTGCCGAGTCGCTTATACATCCAatgcatcattttcataatcaAAAGACTTGGAAAGATTATAAAGCTTAATAACTATAGTATGACAAACTTCTGGCATTTTCCTACCTGTATTCCAGCATGACTGCACAAGTAGAAGTCAAATTCAGAAGGATGACAAATTTTAGAGTCAACCACGGTGCCTGCCACATCAGACCATCAGTAATCTAGCCCTAAAGAATGCAATTACTATTACCAATATCGCTAATTTTTCCTTGGCAACCTACTAAATTCATATCTCTATCAACAATCATGGTTCAGCAATAATGGAGAAGACAGTCCTTACCAGGTAGGATATTTCCACTCTTGTCTGTGCTACTTCTGTCTTTGTGGTTGTTTGCGAATAACCTTGTATGGTGGCGTTTTTGAACCACCACAAAGGTCACAGGAGGCTGGTAATTTGGTTCTAAAGATGCACATGCCTGCAAAACTGAATTAATAAGCAGCAGTATTCTGAGGGATATGTTTAGCTTAAACACTTTGGATCTTATTAACCTTGCGAATGGCATCGAGTTCGTATAGCAAGACTTGATAAAACTGTCCTTCGCTGACACCATCCCTGCAAAGTGAGAAAGAATCAATATGAGAAAACCAATTCTACTATATAGtacctaaaatatttgatattagtAAAAAAATGTTTGCTGAGAACAATTTGATTAACTTCTGAGAAAGAGATAATTAACTGTGACCATTCCCTATAAGATAGACACAAGATGTACTACCTGTAGAAGATAATCCTTAATGGTTTTTGTCCTGTTGCCTTCCTGAAAGATATTAGAAGCTCCCTACAAAATTGCATTAAATGAAATTTAGATATCGATAGATACAGCGGAacctaaattttttttgaaagtCATGCATGTGACTAAATATAAGTACAAGAAAATTGACTGTTATAGTATCAATAACATAGATATCTAGCTTGCTTCCTGTTCCTGAGTTCAGAGCTTCAAAGTGGTCAAATGGGTTCATACTAACCAGCCTTACCAGTCCGAACAAGGACTGACACTGGACTATATAGGTTGATGATAAtcagtatttaattttttatatttctttcagtGATACCCAAAAGCAGTATCAGACCCATATCGAAAAACCTTGTCTGCAATATTTAAAAAGATATGCTTTAATGCATGAGCTTTGAGCAAATACTTTTATAGCGTGTTTAATTTATGATATGAGATACTGCCATCATATTTAAAAGTCAGACTAATAGCACTGGAATATGTTATATTGGTTTAAATTCCTAACATCTGACAGcgttcctattaataactgcggtTATAAAGTCTTCGCTCCTGAATAGATAGTTATAACTGCAGCCACACAGACAGCCAACTACCTTAGTAGGAAAACTAGTGACAGGGCAGTCACCTTGTCATGAAATAGATACAAACCTGATCATGCCTCCTGTAACTGTGCCACGTTGAGGGTCATGCCATGTCTTGAATAGATCCTGAATGAGTTCTTGTCGATGAGCCTGAGCACAAACTAGTCCAGCATATTTTGTAACTTCAGGCCAATCTTGAGAGGCAACAACCTGAAAtcaaaacaaaattttatgaatGCATATCACTAACTGCAGAAATATGCGGGCAAAATTAaacatattataattttaattacgGCAGCAATAGATGGACTAGAATCTTCTCCAGTCTCTGGATGTGTCACATCTGCTCCAAATATAATGGTCGGTATATCACTGACTAATGGAATTCTCCAACTTATAGCATCTAAGAGCACAGTATTTCTTCCTCCCATCTGCAATCGACATAAGGTATATCATAAAAGCTCCATAAGGTGTTTGAAAATGTACTCAAGGGTTTCAGGCAGTCTGTTAATGAAGATGACAAGAAGCTTTAAAGGCACCTTGACATTAATTTTGAGTGAGACATTTGCAAGGTACTGTTTGCTGACTTTGAACACATGTTTTGTTAGGCAGCACTGAGATATCAACCCCAAATCAGTTTCACATATCCGTTTAAGATCACCTATAGAAGAACAACCATCATTACTGTACCATATTTAAGCAATAGGCAAAAAAAGGTTGGAGCCAATGGATGAGAAGGCTTGGATGCATACCATATAAAGAACCATTGTTATCAGGAAGGATGGCTACAAGAAGCTCAAGCTCTTTTCCTTTGAGCTTGTTGGTTGCGACATTATATACATGTCTTAGAGCCTTCTCAACTTGGTCAGGCCTTGCAGAATATATTGGGATAACTGGTTCACGGTTGAATTCCTGAGGAGTATGAACCATGAGAATTGCGTCCACATTCCCTTGACCATTTCCAAAAATGTTAACTATCTCAAGATTAATTACATAATACACATAAGATACTTGGCCAAACTATTCTTTGGTTTACATCCACTTAAGATATTTAAATTATAAAGTAAAATAATAAATTGAAAAATGAAACCTTACCATGCCAGATACTTGGCACATCTGTGCTAGCTCCTGACAAAAACTATGAGCGGTATTTTCCTGAACGCTTCGAGAGAAGTTAATACAGGCCCAGTAATTTACTGTGCATCCATTGATCACTTTCTGCATTGATTCATTTAACAGATATTAGTGGAAACGAAGTTGGAGAAATTTATTCTAGAGTTCAAGGGTGAGGATTTTCTCCAATATTGCTTTCAATTAGAACCTTCCAAATCAAACTGTCCAGTGGACTCTCACCTTGATGGGGGCTAAACATCTATTTTGGACATGAAGGGTATGATCATAATTGGAAACATAAAGTATCTGGAGATAATAACCACAATGACGTTTAAATTGGACAAGTACCTTATTCATCATATTCCACTGACCAACTTGAGGCAGACACTCTTTTTCTTTTCCGGTGTCATGGTATTTCAGCTTCATAATGCACATTGCACAAATCAATATGTTGTCATGGACAATTGATTGCACAAGAAGAAAAAATGataatagccattcaattccatcAAGTAGTTGAAGCAATATATTACCCATGGAGCAGGAAGTACTCGAGCTTCCACTGAGGTTAGCTTGTCACTAATGTTGATTCCAAATTCCTTCGCATAGGGATCATGTCCATAAGCATTTTGACGAACTGTCTGTAGATGAAGGGCAAAGATTCATaacaatttgagaaacattttgtGTTTGATAACGACCAAAGGAAACAGAACATAACAATAGTTTAAAAGAAGAGCACATACTTTTAAAATGGTCATAAGCATATGAACAAATAGTCATAAGTAGTCAAAGCCCAGCATAATGGTAACTTGACTCACAAATGTGAGAGATTTCTGGCTTAAGAaaaagtcacatctcggccagcaTGATCAGTTTGCACCAGAATGGGAACAGTTATGAACTGATCTTTTGAAACCAAATGTTTCGGCACTCAACTAGTTCTTTTACACTTGTGAATGGTCAGTGCAAGAATCCTATTTATACTTTTTATTGGTGGTTACTAGTGTAGTTTGAAAACTCCATATACATATATGCTTCCCATATAATCCCAACCAAGTATTAGAAAATGTTCTTGTAGCAATGATGGATGACATTTGATAGTTAAAATCAACTTAAAACAATTTAGAGGAGATTATATGAAGTCCTCTTTAAGGCCCAGAAGTTAATCCCCAGCATAATGTTCACAATAGAAGTGGATTTTACCATGATACCATCACATATACTAACCTGCAAAACATCAATTTCTTGTTCTCTGGGTCTCTGGCATGTAACTTTTAGCAAGGAAGTAATTTGCTTTTCATTCAACCTCTTTGTGTACCTCTGACCCTCAACTATCTTACAAGCCTGCATATTATGAATAAAATCAGATCTAAAATTTTGGTTGATAGACTCTGCTATGACTGATTGCACTCACCTCCATCGGAAGATAATTTGCCTTCTTTTGATTTCCTACTTGAAGGCAAGGAAGATGAGAATACTGAATTGTAAACCCATACATTTCCTTGAAGTATTCAACCACCGATTTCATATTCATCTGATCATCAATTGGGAAACTGTTGAAATAGCAGAGTCAGAACTCTAAAAACAAATAGAAGGATTTCAATTACAATTATATAATAATCAAGGCAAGGAACTTTTTGAAACATTATGCACCAATTTTCATGGCAACTTTGCATGTATTAATTGAAATAAATCACATTCAAATAAATTACCAGAAGGCTAGTTTTCATGTGTACACAGTAAAGGTGAACATGATCCCACATGTGTGGCACATGCCCATGTCAAGAATTTCTCAAAGTTTTACTATCGAGTAAAATGTGTATCGTGTGTTATAAAAATAGGCATTTCCGAGAAATTCTTTTGCTTAAGACTATATGGCTCACTAACAGTAGTCATTTACATTCTAGTAGAAATGGTAAGTGCACAAACTAAATAGAATATGGAATTATACTGCTTACATTAGTTCACGAGTAGGTTGTGCTGTCAGCCCGGAAACTCGATATTTCCGCCGCACATTTCCTCTGTGAGTGATTTCAACTTTGACACCTCTTAAAGCCTTCTTTATCTGCTTGACATCACCAATTATGCAGAGCTGTTCTTAGttaaatatgtatataaattttatcgaaaaatcacCAAAAGGCATTACACTCTAGTTTCTGCCAGAAAATCTTTAAAAACGATTTGATTGTTTACAAGCCAATTTGCAAGTTATATTCAGATGAACATTCCCTgactaaaaataaataacttgaaGATGATAAAATGTTGGGTGCATATTCTGGAATTATTCTGGAAGTACACCTTTATACGATCAGCATCCGATAATGGCCTAGACGATACATCTTTCCCTAGTATCTGAGCAACAAACTCGACCACCGGAAGAGGATCGATGAATGCGGTGCACGACATATCTGATATCCGATATAAACCAATCCATTAGAAAGAacaaaaagataaagaaagaatCATATCGTGAGCAAGAAATACATACCGATGTTGAGCGAGAGGCCCATCTGGGTTGGTCTAATACTCTGGTAGAAGCCACACCATGACTGCAAGCCATCACCCAGCCTTTGTGGTTTTCTGATATCTGGAGAATAGAAGCATCTTCCGACGGATATGTACCTACAAGATAGCATTTTCAGCAATCACAAGGTGTACACATTAAAAGCAACACAATTCTCAAAAGAAACGGTACCTTTGGCTTGATAACTCCCTTAGAACAATATCAAGAACCTGAAGGGCTTGTCGCGGAGCATCAGTCTGTCGTCCAGCAATAAACTGACGCAAATGGTGAAGGTCAGCATGAGCTACAAACTTGATCCCAACTCTATACTCCTTTTCTCTTCACAACAAAATTGGATTAAGTAAAGAGCCGCCACAATGCGGGAAAATGACACAAAGGGCATGAAGAAACAAGAGAAAGGGGCAGCAATTAACCTAGTAATCCCTCCATCCTCCTCCAAAAGCTTTATAGTGAACTCCTTTGAAGTGAAAGGCAAAGACCCAACCGTATAAAGGCTCTTCCTCCCATCATAAGCAGGAAGCCTCATACCCAAGTCGGTCTCCCTGTACAGCCTTACAAATTCTGCTATGATAGCTCTGTTTATACTCCGAGAGCTCACTTCCGGCGTAATCGTCACCTGCAAATGATCAAAGGTAACAACTTCAGGGATGCTTGGGCACTAAGAAATCGCTGATGCTGTGAATAGTAGACTTACATCATATTGATTCAAGTCCTTATCGGGCAACTCTGCAAGGAAATGATTGGCCTTGACAATGCACCTGGTGCCCGCCTGTCCAAATCCTGGCCGCCGGCAGAAGACGACGCCTTTACTGGAGACCGGAGGAGCAACGGTTTCTGGTCCGACTTCCACTTCCTGCTTCACCTCTCGCTCCACcgccttcctcctccctcttcctcgtCGGCGTCTAACACTCTTAATGTCATGCGGCAGGCACCCGTTCTCGAGCTTCTGCTGGTTCATGCTGTTGTTGAGAGGCTGCTTCTTCGAGACGATGGGCTTCACCCCCTTGAGCTCCTTCGTCATCTGCCGGCTGGGCATCGCGGCGGCGCGAGGGGATGACGAAGAACGGACACAGGCACCTTCTCTACCTACATCAGCTAGCATCGCGCGCCCCTACGGATCCACATGCATTATCTATCCCCTGGGCATAGCAGAACAGAGACAGTGGGAGGCAAGGATGAGCAGAGCAGCAGAGAGTTTAAAGAAGCGCATATAGTAAAGGTTTTGCAGTGATAGCAGCAGCAGATGAGGGATAAACCGATGCATTAATATCTTCTGCAGAAGTGCAGTTCTACAGTTCGTGAGGCTTCTTTGACTCTCTAGGCGGCATGGGCCAACCTAGGAGCAGGGGCTCAGTCTAATTTGGGAAGCAGGAGGAGAGGATGATTCAAACGCAGCAGATACGTTGCCAGTAGCGGCTGCCACGAGGTGCAGAGTCAAACAGAAAGAAGAACATGGTAACCCCTCCTCCCATATTCCATCACTGTTTGCATAGGAGGCCTCGGTCGAAGCATTACAGGTTTGTCTACAGAACAAACAAAGCACCATCGCTGGAACGGCTAGAACTTGCAACCTTCACAAACTAGTAATTTAATGATGGTGGGTAGGAGAAAGAGCACATTGGGATGGATTCGTCGCAGTCTTGGTGTCGGGCTCGATGGGGATGGTAGCAGAACACCGCAGCGATGTCGTTACGTGATGGGCTTTGGATTTGGGCTACAAGGAGCACAGTGGAGGAGGAGAGAAGAGCGTTCCTAAATGCCCGAAGGACAAAGCGTCGCGTTCGACAGTCGTCCCCCATTGCCCCATCGATAGCAGCAGATGTAGGTGCTGTAGCCATGGAGTCTCTACAGTGCACAAGCGAGCTATTTTAACGCCGGTTCTCACTGCAAGCAGGCAGTCGACTAAACTCGATTAAATCTCGTTATGCAGCTTCAGCTTCAGCTTCGAGGATTTGGACTCGATGCTTTATGGTAGCCTCGATTGGCGAGCCAAGTGGAGGAGAGGTTTGTGGATTCTGATATCTAATACGTTAGTAGCTGTCAGGCTAGATTTCATAGGACTTGATGTGATCGATGTAGAGAAAGAGATGGAGAGCATTAAAAGGCGGCCGTGAGCGGCACCTCGCACTACCAGCGTGCCGACCATTACAATTCCTTTCGAGCTACTTCTAAGACAGCTACGTCCGCGGCCGCTGAGGCCCCCCGAAAGAGCAAACAAGATTCGCCGGATCGAAAAGAACCAATCATCAAAAGGAGTTCTGTGCGGTCAGCAAAGGAAAGGAAACGCAGAAGGTAGCTGCCAAGTGACTGTCGATAACCTCGGGCTAAGAAGATGGAGCGTGAATGATGGTTCGACGAGATGACTCCCGATACCTCCATGCTCACACGCAACACAGACTGGCAGCGAATGGACTTTCACGTTGGCAGCGAGGGAGAGCTACAGAGCGGCAAGGGCAATCATGAGATGGCCATGGAGGTATAGAGAGAGCGATGTCTGCTTACCCACAGAGAACCTTTTGCTTTGCGCTACTGCTAAAAGGAAGGGAAAAGGAAGGGCCATTTGGTACTCTCCGCTCTCTTTATTCCCTTGAAACACCCGAGGAAGAGTGAGCGAGGGACATGAAGAAGAGTGAGGTGTGGCAGTGGGGAACCAAAAGTGAAACAGATCACACTGGCTCTGCCAAAATGACTATTCTTCTACGAAGAAAAATGGCTCTAAGGTGGACATACTTGAAGCAACAATAAATATCTCCATGTTCTCGCACCATGGCTACAGTCCAGCTGCAGACCAAGATCTTGTCGTTTAAGCCAAGATCCCAGATGCTGAGACCAAGTACTAGAGAGAAACTTAGAGACTAAGAAGAAGCTCAAAACTAAGCATCGAGCCAAAAACACCCAGAAAGAGAAAGGAGTGCAAGAGCGACAAGAAGCAAACCTGGTGTCTACGATCCCTGCGAAGGGATGCCGAGATGAGAACTCTTATCctccgttgctgctgctgctgctgctgctgctgaataaagaggaggagagggagggcgTGCGCTTCTCTTCCTTCCGAATCCTTTCTTCTCGTATTTTTATAAGGCCTCCTCCACGCTTCGAACTCGCCGGATGGCGTTATAATAACTCAGATCCCATCCGTCGCCAAAAGCAAAGCTTCCCCCTTCTGCTGTGCTCGCGAACACGACTCCATGAGCAAGAGCTCTTTTCCTGGTGCTTTCTCTTGCTCTCAGTGGCCCCTGGCTCTGGTCTAGAGCGCAGTGCTGGATAAAGAAACAAAGTGAGGAGGATATGGGCTTCAGGATCGAGGCAGCGACAGCAGAGAATGTCCGTCGATTAGATGAGGTGAAGACCCGCTTCGAAAGCATGCGCGAGGAAAGAGACGAGTGACGCGAATTAAATATGAATATACAACCACATACATTTCTttcatatacagatatatattcaTGTTTACGGTCATCGAAGCGCCATAATAGCCATCATTGCTGATATGGTGCAACTAACTAAACCTGTAAGATTACGAAGATTAATGGGGTGGAGGAACTCTTCTGCAGGTGAGAGAAGAAGTTGATGTCTTGCTTGGATTTAGTAGAGGTGGTAGGTGGAAAATTGGCATGGAAGTAAAGACCACGGAgcgctctctcttcttttcttttccgtgAAAGTAACACTACACACTTTTGATTCAGTGCCAGGGTTTTGACGTTGCTTTTAACAGCACTGGACGAGCATTATGGGGGGCCTCGTGAACAAGAGCTACCACTCGAGCCTGTGTCTGTGATTTCCAAGATCacatttcatctctctctctctctctctctctctctcccaagcCTTGGAAAAAGTGATCTTAATccagagcat
Above is a genomic segment from Musa acuminata AAA Group cultivar baxijiao chromosome BXJ3-4, Cavendish_Baxijiao_AAA, whole genome shotgun sequence containing:
- the LOC135635168 gene encoding uncharacterized protein LOC135635168, with translation MALEGGPRMPNDPHANPPGPVTHGEGEMLTSTPDRYWRLFNDLGMPPPLTTVDPPAALPEAFLALAKQVQGMMEIMQTVVPFIPEIRRLTDASADPAHRRPSAGQDATGETRDRAIHHEGSPTRVSPAPSRAARRRPEPDTVSSDSADSFLKVQFSQVNRRLDEFRRELQRSRDESSEGTSGGSPFVQEIQEKPIPLNFRVPALETYDGGSDPAEHVAAFRTQMALYGTSDALMCRTFPTTFRGPARAWFSRLRQSSISSFDQFAKEFEQNFLTSARPRPSIAALLALSQHEEETLAQFVTRFAAEVRGYSDTHPSLIMQAFLTGLKPSRFFWSLIEKPPAIVPEMLYRANQYVAGEALAAGRRPVGKKSRTEQPRAATSSADSRTHRRPDHHEQRLPRPPPLPLNAPRTEIFLQIREKGLLRPPNPMRATYKNRSKYCRFHRDHGHDTEDCHDLQNQIEELIRRGYLGRYLKEPREATPRPRMPVERQVDVIIGGPAAGGNSSSARKSYARSSVEKRPRPELEPEISFGAEEGERSHHDDALVISIQIANARVKRVMVDTGSSADILYLDAFKRLGLPTEDLDAARHLFKPWPRGRRGSVLGPEVGGL
- the LOC135636480 gene encoding V-type proton ATPase subunit c''2-like, translating into MASSWSRALTQISPYTFASVGIAISIGVSVLGAAWGIYITGSSSIGAAIKAPRITSKNLIRNSFTAQISISNDRGITMKVNGDTNHDPSHTRVGQ
- the LOC103982308 gene encoding protein argonaute PNH1-like, giving the protein MLADVGREGACVRSSSSPRAAAMPSRQMTKELKGVKPIVSKKQPLNNSMNQQKLENGCLPHDIKSVRRRRGRGRRKAVEREVKQEVEVGPETVAPPVSSKGVVFCRRPGFGQAGTRCIVKANHFLAELPDKDLNQYDVTITPEVSSRSINRAIIAEFVRLYRETDLGMRLPAYDGRKSLYTVGSLPFTSKEFTIKLLEEDGGITREKEYRVGIKFVAHADLHHLRQFIAGRQTDAPRQALQVLDIVLRELSSQRYISVGRCFYSPDIRKPQRLGDGLQSWCGFYQSIRPTQMGLSLNIDMSCTAFIDPLPVVEFVAQILGKDVSSRPLSDADRIKIKKALRGVKVEITHRGNVRRKYRVSGLTAQPTRELIFPIDDQMNMKSVVEYFKEMYGFTIQYSHLPCLQVGNQKKANYLPMEACKIVEGQRYTKRLNEKQITSLLKVTCQRPREQEIDVLQTVRQNAYGHDPYAKEFGINISDKLTSVEARVLPAPWLKYHDTGKEKECLPQVGQWNMMNKKVINGCTVNYWACINFSRSVQENTAHSFCQELAQMCQVSGMEFNREPVIPIYSARPDQVEKALRHVYNVATNKLKGKELELLVAILPDNNGSLYGDLKRICETDLGLISQCCLTKHVFKVSKQYLANVSLKINVKMGGRNTVLLDAISWRIPLVSDIPTIIFGADVTHPETGEDSSPSIAAVVASQDWPEVTKYAGLVCAQAHRQELIQDLFKTWHDPQRGTVTGGMIRELLISFRKATGQKPLRIIFYRDGVSEGQFYQVLLYELDAIRKACASLEPNYQPPVTFVVVQKRHHTRLFANNHKDRSSTDKSGNILPGTVVDSKICHPSEFDFYLCSHAGIQGTSRPARYHVLWDENNFSADEMQTLTNNLCYTYARCTRSVSIVPPAYYAHLAAFRARFYMDPAVSENSTSRSVCQGNDSPVKPLPALKEKVKRVMFYC